A window of Candidatus Poribacteria bacterium genomic DNA:
GCTGCGGCGCACCAAGCGTCAATTGAATCAACGCCTCCGACGAGACCGGGTTGCCCCACTGCCAGTGATGAACGTGGTGGTGGGTTCCTACCGCTTCATCCTCTCGAAGCAGCGCCAAACGGCGACACACTATCTGGTGACTAGCGTGAAGGAGGTGTTCAGGATAGGTTGGGTTCTGTCCTGCCAAATACCGCACCCACGGCTGCTCGTGCCCAGAATCCTCCTTGTTGTGGAAGGCAAAGGTCGCGTTCCAGTCGAAAGCCTCCGCACCCCGAACACACTCCATACTCTCCCAGTCTTGATCTGCCATTGAAAGATTCCACAGCGTTACCATATACACGGGGGAGATAGGCTGCCAGTCGAACCAGCCAGCGTCACCGTATCGGTAAGGTACCAAGAAGGTCTCGTACTGGTCGCCCATTGAGACAAACTGGCTATTCCAGCGTTCACTGACACTCATGTCGAAGTCACGGATATCCTTCACCTCGCCAAGCTCCAGAATACGACTCATCTGCTGCCGTGGAAGTTCGAGATAGGCGTCGTCGCGGGTCAGCAGATAGGCGTTCGCAGCGGCATCAAGCGTTGCCTTCTGAAGGGTCAGGAAGCCGTGCGGAAATGTCCAACCGTAGCGACCTCCATACCACTTGCCGTTACAGTATTCGCCCACCTCCCCGGACTGTCCGACATTATCTGGCAGAAGTCCGTTATTTCGCCGCGCTCGTTCAACCCAAGCATCGGTATACTCCACCACCCAATCGCGGTACTTCTCCTCACCGGTCAGGAGAAAAGCGTTCGTAACCAGCGACGTAATGGATAGGTTTGTCGGTGTATCTCCCTTTCTCCAGCGGTCAAACAGTGCCTGCCCCATGGCGCGGGCGTTATTCGGATCTCCCAGATCCTGCACGGTGGAGATGCCGGGCAGATCGAAAAAGGGTAGACTATACCGTTCCATGCTCCCACCGAGGGGCGCATAGTTCGCCGTTTCCCGCTCTGACATCGGTGCATAATACGCCCCTTTGCTACCGTTGAGTCCGGAGAGGACGATTTTGTGTTCAGGGTCGTAGTTGATGGCGTCGGGATCCTCGTTGAGGTAGAAACCCGCAAAACGCTTGGCTCGCTCACGACGCCTGTGTCCATTCGGATGTGCTAGGCAGAGATGGAAAAAGAGGATGTCGCTTTCGGACTGGTGCATCTGGTCTTCGTGGATACCATACTCTTTATAGACTGTACCAAGGCGTGTCAACTGCTTGGTGACCGCCTCCCATTGGCGCTCTGCCAACGTGAGCAGGTGGTCTCCACCGCCCATCAGGTAGACAAGGGGCCAATTGAAGAAAGGTTCGTAATAGTCATCGGGACTGCCGCCGCCCCATTCGTCTTTCCAGATAAATTCTCCATCCTCCCGTGTAAAGTGGTCGAGGAAGGGTTGGACAGACTGATTCATCGTATCGAATAGTCGTCGTTCCCAAACCGCCCAAGAGGGTAGCGTCGTGATTGGTACATTAGCAGATATGTTGATCATCAGAAATGCGTTCTCCTTGTGTGCTATCAACTCATATAGTAGTAGGCATACTTCGTATGCCGTAACCCTCGTAGGGAACGCAGATCTGCGTTCCCTACACAAGTTGAAGTCCATTTCTGTCACATTCATCTTTCACCGGCGCATGAAGGCGGGGACATCAACCGGTTCGCCATCATGGCGCGCCGATTCCCAGCCGGCGAGGAGGGGTGCTAGGGTGTACAACCCATCATGATAATCGTTCATGATACCACTTCCATCGCCCGTCCGAATCGCCTCCACGAAAATGCGGTCCTCCTCAAACCATGGATTAAAGTCTTCCGCCGTGAATACCTGCTCACCGTTCATATCAATATAGGAATAGTTGTGGACACCGAGGTAGCCACCCTCATAATAAAACAGAAAGTAAGGCTCTCCCGCAGGTTGCCCCGGAGATGCGGACAGGAAGGTCATTGTCATGGTCGCACCGTTGGACACGGTAAAGTTGAAGGAAGAAGATACCGGCGCTTCGTACTGTGCTGGGTGATGGAAAAAGGCTTGGGCGCGGATCATATCCAGCCCACTCATGTAGCGACAATAGTCCAGAGCGTGAGGGCCCCATCCGAAGAAGGGAGCGCGAAGTTCCAATGCATCATCCCAACGCGGGACCTTTCCCTTCGGAAGCCGTGCAGGTAAGTCCGATATCATCTGGAAGCGAATGTGGACAATTTTTTTGTCTTGCAGCAGCCGTTTGGCTTCTTGGAAGATGGGACGGTAGCGCTCGCGAAAGCAGACCGTGCTAAACACCCCGGAATGGCGGATTGCATCGTCGATACGATAGGCAACCCCCATGTCCATCGCCTGCGGCTTTTCGATGAAGAGATGGATACCTTTCTCGGCTGCGGCGACCTCAACGCCATCCTCACGCGCAGCAGCTACCACCGTAGACCATAACGCATCTAGCGACTCCTTTTTTACCATTTCGTGGCCATCGGTGTACCTTCTTGGAATCCCAAAGTTGGCAGCGGCTTGACGTGCGTTTTCCTCAACAATATCGCAGACCGCGACCACCTCCACATCTTCCAACCGCGTAAGATTCAGGAGATGGTTGTTCCGAGCATGATCACCGGCACCGTAGATGCCGACCTTTATCGTTCGCTTGCCGTGCATGTTGTTCTGCCTTTATATATCGCCTCGGTACGGGGTTGGACCCTCCGGTCGATTCTTACGGGGTACTTTTGTCGGATACTTTTCGAGTGCCGCGATCCAAGCCTCCCGCCATTCCTCATAATCGGTTTCGGAATCCGGGGAAAGGCGACTACGGGCATCAAAGCTGGGCCAGAAGGCACGTCCCGTGGGCGTTCCTCTTTTTTGGTAGCGTATATCCATACTCCAACGGATGGTATCTGTGTGATTGGGACCCGACGAATGGGGGGTTAGCTTGTGAATAAAGATGACATCTCCCTTTTTCATCGGCACCGAAACCCAATCCCCGTCTGGCAGACTATCGCCCCAGTATACCGTGCGATGCTTGTGTATCCGGGGCATCACCCGCAGGCAGCCGTTCTCCTCTGTGGTATCGCACAAAGGGATCCAAACGGTCAGGACAAAGGTTGTATCCGCTTCCTCATGGAAGAATATTGCATCTTGGTGCCAGAAGACCACATTGGAATTTCGTCCACGCTCTAGGTCCGAAGGTAACTTCGCCCGTATATGTGTCATAGGACTGCAGCAGATCTCTGGACCGATAAGCCCCTCTATCAGATCTAACAATCGCCTGTTCCGCATAAAGTGAAATGTCCCTTTGCCTCGGATATGCC
This region includes:
- a CDS encoding phytanoyl-CoA dioxygenase family protein, which produces MTLTKEQLEHFKEEGYVVLEAALQDVDFEPVVQDYEGIIDKLAKDLYAEDRISQLYAGEPFETRLARICDEDEATYFESDTFLDVGHIRGKGTFHFMRNRRLLDLIEGLIGPEICCSPMTHIRAKLPSDLERGRNSNVVFWHQDAIFFHEEADTTFVLTVWIPLCDTTEENGCLRVMPRIHKHRTVYWGDSLPDGDWVSVPMKKGDVIFIHKLTPHSSGPNHTDTIRWSMDIRYQKRGTPTGRAFWPSFDARSRLSPDSETDYEEWREAWIAALEKYPTKVPRKNRPEGPTPYRGDI
- a CDS encoding Gfo/Idh/MocA family oxidoreductase encodes the protein MHGKRTIKVGIYGAGDHARNNHLLNLTRLEDVEVVAVCDIVEENARQAAANFGIPRRYTDGHEMVKKESLDALWSTVVAAAREDGVEVAAAEKGIHLFIEKPQAMDMGVAYRIDDAIRHSGVFSTVCFRERYRPIFQEAKRLLQDKKIVHIRFQMISDLPARLPKGKVPRWDDALELRAPFFGWGPHALDYCRYMSGLDMIRAQAFFHHPAQYEAPVSSSFNFTVSNGATMTMTFLSASPGQPAGEPYFLFYYEGGYLGVHNYSYIDMNGEQVFTAEDFNPWFEEDRIFVEAIRTGDGSGIMNDYHDGLYTLAPLLAGWESARHDGEPVDVPAFMRR